A stretch of the Thermofilum adornatum genome encodes the following:
- a CDS encoding antitoxin VapB family protein, which translates to MSRYASISVLREVKELLEREKGNKDWSNFLLELYMEAKSSKSRSAFEKLRRLLTEEDLNNIEKSSKEFREGFELR; encoded by the coding sequence TTGAGCAGGTATGCATCAATTTCCGTGCTGAGGGAGGTAAAAGAGTTACTCGAGAGGGAAAAAGGCAACAAGGATTGGAGCAACTTCCTACTGGAGTTGTACATGGAGGCTAAATCAAGCAAGTCGCGGTCGGCTTTTGAGAAGCTACGACGATTACTCACTGAGGAGGATCTCAACAACATAGAGAAGTCTAGCAAGGAGTTTAGAGAGGGGTTTGAGCTGAGATGA
- a CDS encoding radical SAM protein produces the protein MSLPEGLQIEPTNKCNLACVMCVRNTWRGEKFGQMDFGLYQKIIDETQGSLRRLALYGFGEPLTHPRFPDMVRYAREASDSTYILTVTNGTLMTREMAEKVFGAGIDEVAFSIDAPELGLLSKIRVGTATYDVLGNLSSAAKIKDDYDVRLGITVVLMKWNYKLLPEIARKAEELGLDFLAVSHLVPYTEAMMKETVYTTASRQAVEFYEKHAGDLEELAKEAIYDSMLQHYTLTSSGKKQLYLQLVDKLGSSGYSLNVDISRDAVQRKELLSEVEMYIEKAASIAKEYGLEVKLPNVYADANKRSCPYIDLNYAMILWNGDVVPCMDLAYTHPLYTNLHPKTIKKLVFGNVEKQSLSDVWSSSSFKWFRETRKNLSKNVPWCGDCQFATRDCWYIRVNEYDCYGNEVGCNECIYSAGLAHCLI, from the coding sequence ATGAGTCTTCCCGAAGGGCTCCAAATCGAGCCGACCAACAAGTGCAACCTTGCATGTGTAATGTGTGTCAGGAATACCTGGAGAGGAGAAAAATTCGGACAAATGGATTTTGGTCTCTACCAAAAAATAATAGATGAGACACAGGGTAGCCTAAGGCGCCTAGCACTCTACGGCTTCGGCGAGCCACTAACACATCCAAGATTCCCAGACATGGTTCGCTACGCCAGAGAAGCTTCAGACTCTACCTACATACTTACAGTTACGAACGGAACTCTCATGACCCGCGAAATGGCAGAAAAAGTCTTCGGTGCCGGGATAGATGAGGTCGCCTTTTCTATCGACGCCCCAGAGCTGGGACTACTTTCCAAGATACGTGTAGGAACAGCTACCTACGATGTTCTTGGAAACCTTTCTAGTGCGGCTAAAATAAAGGATGACTATGATGTAAGGCTGGGCATAACAGTTGTACTGATGAAGTGGAACTATAAGTTGCTTCCAGAAATCGCCAGGAAGGCTGAAGAGCTCGGCCTAGACTTCCTCGCCGTCTCCCATCTTGTCCCCTACACCGAGGCAATGATGAAAGAAACCGTTTATACAACTGCAAGCAGGCAGGCAGTCGAGTTCTATGAGAAACACGCTGGCGACCTTGAAGAGCTTGCAAAGGAAGCGATTTACGACAGTATGCTCCAACACTATACCCTTACTTCGAGTGGGAAAAAACAGCTATACCTCCAGCTCGTCGACAAGCTTGGGAGTTCTGGCTACTCTCTCAACGTAGATATTTCAAGGGACGCGGTTCAAAGAAAAGAGTTACTCAGCGAGGTGGAGATGTATATTGAGAAAGCCGCAAGCATAGCAAAAGAGTATGGACTAGAGGTAAAGCTTCCAAACGTCTATGCAGATGCAAACAAAAGGTCATGCCCCTACATAGACCTAAACTATGCAATGATACTCTGGAACGGAGACGTGGTTCCATGCATGGATTTAGCCTATACACATCCACTATACACAAACCTCCACCCTAAAACCATCAAGAAGCTCGTTTTTGGCAACGTGGAAAAACAGTCTCTGAGCGATGTGTGGAGCTCATCAAGTTTCAAGTGGTTTCGTGAGACAAGGAAGAACCTTTCAAAAAATGTTCCCTGGTGTGGGGATTGCCAATTCGCTACGAGAGACTGCTGGTACATCCGCGTAAACGAGTACGACTGCTACGGAAACGAGGTTGGATGCAACGAATGCATCTATAGTGCTGGGCTAGCCCACTGCCTAATCTAG
- a CDS encoding carbon-nitrogen hydrolase family protein, producing the protein MMRVALHQLVVSGNKEENLRKVLEKIDSFDADLHVFPEYLMGTRDGNVTRELVYSFGEPLGGEFASKIISKSEEYGVGVVFSMYLKDTNGVSNAAVLAVNGKVSAVYRKIHLFDAYGYRESDVFARGNEVATAHFKGFTIGLAVCFDLRFPELFRAMMLRGANLFIVPSAWYKGPHKVDQWKSLTSARAHENVSFLVAVDQTGDHFAGHSLVATPMGHILVDLGEAERSLLVDIDPTEVSQAREKIPIDKLLRLDLYREWIKEGK; encoded by the coding sequence ATGATGCGTGTAGCACTCCATCAACTAGTCGTTTCTGGAAACAAGGAGGAAAACTTGAGAAAAGTACTGGAAAAGATAGACTCGTTTGACGCGGACCTCCATGTTTTCCCAGAATACCTAATGGGTACAAGGGACGGTAACGTGACTAGGGAGCTTGTCTACAGCTTCGGTGAACCACTTGGAGGGGAATTCGCCTCAAAGATTATCTCAAAAAGCGAAGAATACGGGGTAGGAGTCGTCTTCAGCATGTACCTAAAGGACACCAACGGAGTTAGCAACGCAGCAGTCCTAGCGGTAAACGGAAAAGTCAGTGCAGTCTACAGGAAAATCCACCTCTTCGATGCATACGGCTACAGGGAATCAGACGTCTTCGCGAGGGGAAACGAGGTTGCCACTGCACATTTTAAAGGCTTCACGATAGGTCTAGCAGTCTGCTTCGACTTAAGGTTCCCAGAGCTCTTCAGGGCAATGATGCTAAGAGGAGCAAACCTCTTCATAGTCCCATCAGCGTGGTACAAAGGCCCCCACAAGGTGGACCAGTGGAAGTCGCTCACATCCGCTAGGGCGCATGAAAACGTAAGCTTCCTCGTAGCCGTAGACCAGACCGGGGACCACTTTGCCGGTCACAGCCTAGTCGCAACACCGATGGGACACATCTTGGTCGACCTCGGCGAAGCAGAGAGAAGCCTCCTAGTAGACATAGACCCAACAGAAGTAAGCCAGGCTAGGGAAAAAATACCCATTGATAAACTTCTTAGACTCGACCTGTATAGAGAGTGGATCAAAGAAGGAAAATAG
- a CDS encoding B12-binding domain-containing radical SAM protein, with translation MFEVVLTTDRTMMSDHHGKEFIGFMATGPAIGVPEQLWLWACCPKPKVDKLGRPLIAPYGLRKIEAKLQDAGYNAAIVDPDHLGKHLDTMKVLLLSHHDYFAYGPPSSEWWLITGQEPVNRRSFIRLMESPVVREAKKRGVKIIAGGPAAWQWLWELGLWEKWGVDTVVDGEGERVVVELVEKALRGEELPRYVYVSPREAPRIEEIPTIKGASVNGLVEIMRGCPRGCRFCSVTLRPLRFIPIEKILQEIEVNLKAGIKNVVLHSEDVLLYGADGVKPRPEPLIKLHQEVLKKIPGTIAWAHASLSAIKYSEENYKLISTLMEMISERQKMLGVEVGIETGSVNLAKKIMPAKASPYKAEEWPEIVKDAFAIMHDNHVIPAATVILGLPEETPDDVLKTAELIDELKSYRSLIVPMFFVPMGALKNIDKFRRESITREHIEVMKACLQHDLYWARDIMSKFYFEGLRYAPLRFFLNSFISYVERKTANIDTVIEEFLKEKTEKETAAIPLQKATGG, from the coding sequence ATGTTCGAGGTGGTTTTAACAACGGACAGAACAATGATGAGCGACCATCACGGCAAAGAATTTATCGGTTTCATGGCTACCGGTCCAGCTATAGGAGTACCAGAGCAGTTGTGGCTATGGGCTTGTTGCCCCAAGCCGAAGGTTGACAAGCTGGGTAGGCCCTTAATTGCGCCGTATGGCCTTCGAAAAATAGAGGCCAAGCTACAGGACGCGGGCTACAACGCGGCCATAGTTGACCCCGACCACCTAGGCAAGCATCTAGACACAATGAAAGTATTGCTGTTAAGTCATCACGACTACTTTGCCTACGGCCCGCCGAGTAGCGAGTGGTGGCTTATAACAGGCCAGGAGCCTGTTAACAGGAGGAGCTTCATAAGACTTATGGAATCTCCCGTTGTTAGAGAAGCCAAGAAAAGGGGCGTAAAAATTATTGCCGGGGGTCCAGCGGCTTGGCAGTGGCTGTGGGAGCTTGGTTTGTGGGAGAAGTGGGGAGTAGACACAGTTGTGGATGGTGAGGGTGAAAGGGTTGTAGTCGAGCTTGTTGAAAAGGCTCTTAGGGGCGAAGAGCTACCAAGATATGTATATGTATCTCCACGAGAAGCCCCAAGAATCGAGGAGATACCCACAATTAAAGGTGCAAGTGTTAATGGGCTTGTCGAGATAATGCGTGGCTGTCCAAGGGGATGCAGGTTCTGTAGCGTGACACTCAGGCCGCTTAGATTTATTCCCATAGAAAAGATTCTCCAGGAAATAGAAGTTAACCTGAAGGCTGGCATTAAAAATGTGGTGCTTCACAGCGAGGACGTTTTGCTGTATGGGGCTGACGGGGTGAAACCACGCCCAGAGCCCTTAATCAAGCTGCATCAAGAGGTTTTAAAAAAGATTCCTGGGACGATTGCTTGGGCGCATGCGAGTCTTTCGGCCATAAAGTATTCTGAGGAAAACTATAAGCTAATCTCGACGCTCATGGAAATGATTTCAGAAAGACAGAAAATGTTAGGCGTAGAAGTGGGAATAGAGACTGGAAGCGTCAACCTTGCTAAAAAGATTATGCCTGCAAAGGCTTCACCTTACAAGGCCGAGGAGTGGCCCGAAATAGTAAAAGATGCCTTTGCAATCATGCATGACAACCATGTGATCCCCGCAGCTACGGTTATTCTTGGACTGCCGGAAGAAACTCCCGACGACGTCTTAAAGACAGCCGAGCTCATCGACGAATTGAAGAGCTATAGGAGCCTTATTGTTCCAATGTTTTTCGTGCCAATGGGCGCCTTGAAGAACATCGATAAGTTTAGGCGCGAATCGATTACCCGTGAGCACATCGAAGTTATGAAGGCCTGCCTGCAACATGACTTGTACTGGGCAAGGGATATCATGTCAAAGTTCTATTTCGAGGGGCTACGCTACGCACCTCTGAGGTTTTTCTTGAATTCGTTTATCTCATATGTCGAGCGTAAAACCGCCAACATAGATACGGTCATCGAAGAGTTCCTCAAGGAAAAGACAGAAAAAGAAACTGCCGCAATACCACTCCAAAAGGCGACGGGTGGTTAG
- a CDS encoding HAD family hydrolase, translating to MTLVSFDVWGTLLYIDPYYRAAAEALGQLRGLSFEEAYGFIKRGYEEVKRARKLGLIDDESIVDSSIGIALSVGSLQVSRYDIFSAFAIAVNKVRGEELLIPGSVETLEKLESDGFTLAVTSNVIYWPGYVTRILVDKAGLSKFFKVQVYADEVRCLKPGQRIFREVLTLTGSRPSEAYHVGDSPAEDLAGAVASGLGGILIDSNQQDPYVNRPLRIAIVKSIADVPKAISMLS from the coding sequence GTGACACTTGTATCTTTTGACGTGTGGGGGACACTGCTCTACATAGACCCTTATTACAGGGCGGCGGCCGAGGCTCTAGGCCAGCTTAGAGGCTTAAGCTTTGAGGAGGCTTATGGCTTTATAAAGCGTGGCTACGAGGAGGTAAAGAGGGCAAGGAAGCTTGGGCTTATAGACGACGAGAGCATCGTTGACAGCTCGATAGGGATAGCTCTTTCAGTAGGCTCGCTACAAGTTTCCAGGTACGACATATTTTCTGCCTTTGCTATTGCAGTGAACAAGGTTAGAGGAGAAGAACTACTGATCCCAGGCAGCGTGGAGACCCTTGAGAAGCTGGAGAGTGACGGCTTTACACTTGCAGTGACAAGCAATGTTATCTACTGGCCTGGCTACGTTACCAGGATACTAGTGGACAAGGCGGGACTGTCAAAGTTCTTCAAGGTACAAGTTTACGCGGACGAGGTCCGTTGCCTAAAGCCCGGCCAACGCATATTTAGGGAAGTTTTAACACTTACTGGGAGCAGGCCCTCTGAGGCATACCATGTCGGCGACAGCCCAGCCGAGGACCTTGCGGGTGCAGTTGCCAGCGGACTTGGAGGAATACTCATAGACAGCAACCAGCAAGACCCATACGTAAACAGGCCTCTCAGGATAGCTATCGTTAAAAGTATAGCAGATGTCCCTAAAGCCATAAGCATGCTTTCATAA
- a CDS encoding MraZ C-terminal domain-containing protein, producing the protein MSIVKVDRRGRITLPKKLRESLGIGEKVLIMNMGDHLQIIPLPSDPFEALEDTLSINKTFKELRKQAELVAEKDATDELS; encoded by the coding sequence ATGAGCATCGTCAAAGTTGATAGGAGGGGTAGAATAACCTTGCCAAAAAAGCTAAGAGAATCTTTAGGCATTGGAGAAAAAGTCCTTATAATGAATATGGGAGACCATCTTCAAATAATTCCACTCCCCTCGGATCCATTTGAAGCGCTTGAGGATACCCTTAGCATTAACAAGACATTTAAAGAGCTGAGAAAACAGGCTGAATTGGTTGCCGAAAAGGACGCAACCGATGAGTTGAGTTAA
- a CDS encoding type II toxin-antitoxin system VapC family toxin, with amino-acid sequence MKRLIDTSVLVDNLKTGVFEEGMLSVITLIEVLRGVPEEKRESVKSLLEESYGMLNLDNRTILAYCKLYSKLRRKGELVPDADLLLAATAIAHDLVLVTKDRHFEHLEKYGLRVELRE; translated from the coding sequence ATGAAAAGGCTGATCGACACCAGTGTGCTCGTGGACAACTTGAAGACAGGAGTATTCGAGGAGGGAATGCTCTCAGTTATCACGCTTATCGAGGTTCTACGCGGGGTTCCTGAGGAGAAGAGGGAAAGCGTGAAGTCGCTACTTGAAGAGAGCTACGGAATGTTGAACCTCGACAACCGCACGATTCTAGCCTACTGCAAGCTATACTCCAAGCTGAGGAGGAAGGGCGAACTTGTGCCTGATGCTGACCTGCTACTAGCGGCTACAGCTATAGCCCATGATCTCGTGCTCGTAACGAAGGATCGCCACTTTGAACATTTAGAGAAGTATGGTTTACGCGTGGAACTACGAGAATGA
- a CDS encoding CopG family ribbon-helix-helix protein: protein MRRISLTLPDEVYNALEELAEKMRIDNRSRLIADIIMAHSVSVLEEEKKYAGSIVILYDHSRGETVYAVTDLQHDFPEVHASLHMHLGEDLCVEILAVKGEGKRLRSLLAKLREVSGVITVQYTVVPIQ, encoded by the coding sequence ATGCGTAGAATTAGCCTTACTCTTCCCGATGAGGTTTATAATGCATTGGAGGAGCTGGCCGAAAAGATGAGAATAGATAACAGGTCGCGTCTCATAGCAGACATAATAATGGCCCATTCGGTGTCCGTGTTAGAGGAGGAGAAAAAATATGCGGGCTCTATCGTAATTCTCTACGACCATTCTAGGGGTGAGACTGTCTACGCGGTTACGGATCTCCAACATGATTTTCCCGAAGTTCATGCTTCTCTTCATATGCATCTAGGTGAAGACCTCTGCGTTGAGATTTTAGCTGTAAAGGGAGAGGGTAAAAGGTTAAGGAGTCTCCTTGCTAAACTGAGAGAGGTAAGTGGCGTCATCACAGTACAGTATACAGTGGTGCCGATCCAATAA
- a CDS encoding zinc ribbon domain-containing protein, translating into MGGAQKEKAPQEDNLEFYLERLRKAENENSLLLILLVILVLPVVFLGFIGALLYVFIIIGLVILIGKERSPWIYQETITVKNAGREWRKIAEDVPRLFQRYTLQNIAWNISGNKLTINLNLETSVIEHSQYGSYARSVNLGPFTVEALFEDKNGDLVVQIRYHGKPPVMRGSIAAEVYEKIIMAFRLAVEDASAQLKSQSKNISDFAQLAELLASKGIVVAEVRCPYCGASIELPKEGDTVKCPYCGATLKVIDVYKVLLEIFREEASQESN; encoded by the coding sequence ATGGGCGGAGCTCAAAAGGAGAAGGCTCCACAAGAAGATAATCTAGAGTTCTACCTCGAGAGGCTTCGAAAGGCAGAGAATGAAAACAGTCTCTTGTTGATACTGCTGGTTATCCTAGTTTTACCTGTGGTTTTTCTAGGCTTTATTGGTGCTCTTTTATACGTGTTCATAATAATTGGTCTTGTTATCCTGATAGGAAAGGAGAGGTCGCCTTGGATTTACCAAGAGACAATAACTGTGAAGAATGCTGGCAGAGAGTGGAGGAAAATAGCCGAGGATGTTCCAAGGCTTTTTCAAAGATATACCCTGCAAAATATTGCATGGAACATTTCCGGTAACAAGCTTACCATCAATCTGAATTTAGAAACAAGTGTAATTGAGCATTCTCAATATGGCTCCTATGCAAGAAGCGTGAACTTGGGTCCCTTTACGGTTGAAGCACTCTTTGAGGACAAAAATGGCGACTTGGTTGTACAGATCAGATACCATGGCAAGCCACCAGTGATGAGGGGTAGCATAGCGGCCGAGGTATACGAAAAGATTATTATGGCGTTTAGGCTCGCTGTAGAAGACGCTTCTGCCCAGCTAAAGTCCCAGTCAAAGAACATATCAGATTTCGCCCAGCTGGCTGAGCTTCTCGCCTCGAAAGGAATCGTTGTAGCAGAGGTACGGTGCCCCTATTGCGGCGCAAGCATCGAGCTACCAAAGGAGGGAGACACAGTAAAGTGTCCCTATTGCGGAGCAACACTAAAAGTAATCGATGTCTATAAGGTCTTGCTGGAAATATTTAGAGAAGAGGCTAGCCAAGAATCCAACTAA
- the rbcL gene encoding type III ribulose-bisphosphate carboxylase, which produces MPEEFEPYHTYVAKNYSPDLKQEVVVTFRVTPAEGFTIEDAAGGIAAESSVGTWTTLYEWYDRNRLEKLKGKAYFFESLGDGSYIVRVAYPVELFEEGNMPAFLASVAGNIFGMRRVKSLRVEDIYMPEQFLKHFKGPNQGIQGVRERLKIYDRPIVGTVPKPKEGYTAEEVGKLAYEILVGGMDFIKDDENLASPSFCRFEARANAIMKAIDMAEKETGEKKTWLANITADVREMEKRLKLIADLGNPHIMVDVVIAGWSALTYIRDLAEEHKLAIHGHRAFHAAFTRNPYHGISMFTLAKLYRVIGIDQLHVGTPEVGKLEAKAIDVIRNARVLRDPVYRPDVEDSIHLAQPLTMFKPAFPVASGGLHPGTLPAVIKAMGMDIVIQVGGGTLGHPDGPRAGAAAVRQAIEAYMTGVTLQEYAKTHRELARALEKWGTVVPV; this is translated from the coding sequence ATGCCAGAAGAGTTTGAGCCCTATCACACATATGTGGCTAAGAATTATTCTCCTGACCTAAAACAGGAAGTCGTTGTCACTTTTAGAGTTACTCCAGCGGAGGGCTTCACGATAGAGGATGCCGCGGGCGGCATAGCTGCAGAGAGTAGTGTAGGCACGTGGACAACGCTATACGAATGGTACGACAGAAACAGGCTTGAAAAGCTGAAGGGCAAGGCATACTTCTTTGAAAGCCTCGGAGACGGCTCCTACATTGTAAGGGTAGCTTACCCGGTAGAGCTCTTCGAGGAAGGTAACATGCCCGCTTTTCTCGCATCTGTCGCTGGAAACATCTTTGGAATGAGAAGGGTGAAATCCCTAAGGGTCGAGGACATATACATGCCTGAACAATTCCTAAAGCACTTTAAGGGTCCGAATCAGGGTATCCAAGGTGTAAGGGAAAGACTAAAAATTTATGATAGGCCCATAGTCGGCACAGTTCCAAAACCAAAGGAAGGCTACACAGCAGAAGAAGTGGGGAAACTGGCCTACGAGATACTTGTAGGAGGCATGGACTTCATAAAGGACGACGAGAACCTTGCGAGCCCGAGCTTCTGCAGGTTCGAGGCGAGGGCAAACGCCATAATGAAGGCAATCGACATGGCGGAAAAGGAAACAGGCGAAAAGAAGACGTGGCTCGCAAACATAACTGCAGACGTGCGGGAAATGGAGAAAAGGCTAAAGCTAATCGCAGACCTAGGTAACCCCCACATAATGGTAGACGTCGTCATAGCTGGGTGGTCTGCCTTAACCTATATAAGGGACCTTGCAGAAGAACACAAACTGGCCATACACGGGCACCGAGCATTCCACGCGGCATTCACGAGAAACCCGTACCACGGCATATCCATGTTCACCCTTGCAAAGCTCTATCGCGTAATAGGAATAGACCAGCTACACGTAGGCACACCGGAAGTTGGAAAGCTAGAGGCTAAAGCAATAGACGTCATTAGGAACGCAAGAGTACTGCGAGACCCCGTATACAGGCCAGACGTCGAAGACAGCATCCATCTAGCCCAGCCCCTGACAATGTTCAAGCCAGCATTCCCAGTGGCCAGCGGTGGACTACACCCCGGAACGCTTCCAGCAGTGATAAAGGCTATGGGCATGGACATAGTCATACAGGTCGGGGGCGGAACATTGGGCCACCCCGACGGGCCACGTGCAGGTGCAGCAGCTGTAAGACAGGCAATAGAAGCATACATGACTGGTGTAACCCTACAGGAATACGCTAAGACCCACAGGGAGCTTGCAAGGGCCCTAGAAAAGTGGGGCACAGTTGTCCCTGTCTAA
- a CDS encoding aldo/keto reductase translates to MEYTYLGKTKEKISRIGLGGWQFSEAWGLTDYEKAKTVIGEASRQGINFFDTAMVYGNGRSESFLGRAMKELGIKRDEVIITTKIPAEFLNPIDIHKAIEHSLKLLGTSYVDGLLVHWPPAWHNYPTRVYARELEKLVNAGLVRYLGLSNYPVELVESFRSSLARSDIEIFQYRYNLAERWADVEIVPYAEKHSITMQAWSPIAKGALTGKYTPENLPKFTDVRSREAVFHPDNFKDVWGLVQLINRIAAKYSKSPVQVALNWLVSSSPVVVPIPGAKSPEQVQELAGSVGWRLSHEDWQQIDEASRKIQISYSFYYLESNPI, encoded by the coding sequence ATGGAGTATACATATCTCGGCAAAACAAAAGAAAAGATTTCTAGGATTGGTCTCGGCGGCTGGCAATTCAGCGAAGCCTGGGGCTTGACAGACTACGAGAAAGCAAAGACGGTTATCGGCGAAGCATCTAGACAGGGCATTAATTTTTTTGACACGGCGATGGTTTACGGGAACGGCAGGAGCGAGAGCTTCCTGGGCAGAGCAATGAAAGAGCTTGGCATAAAGAGAGACGAGGTAATAATAACGACCAAGATACCTGCAGAGTTTCTGAACCCAATAGACATCCATAAGGCTATCGAGCATTCCCTAAAGCTCCTAGGAACAAGCTATGTTGACGGTCTACTAGTCCACTGGCCTCCAGCCTGGCACAACTATCCAACCAGAGTTTATGCAAGGGAGCTCGAAAAGCTTGTAAACGCTGGTCTCGTGAGATACCTGGGTCTAAGCAATTACCCCGTAGAGCTTGTAGAGAGCTTCAGGTCATCTCTAGCGAGAAGCGACATAGAAATTTTCCAGTACAGGTACAATCTAGCTGAGAGATGGGCAGACGTCGAGATAGTCCCCTACGCGGAAAAACACTCGATAACCATGCAGGCATGGAGCCCAATAGCTAAGGGCGCACTTACAGGGAAATACACCCCCGAAAATCTGCCAAAGTTTACGGATGTAAGGTCAAGGGAAGCCGTCTTCCACCCAGACAACTTCAAAGACGTATGGGGTCTAGTCCAACTAATAAACAGGATTGCCGCTAAGTACTCAAAGTCCCCAGTCCAGGTAGCTCTCAACTGGCTGGTCTCAAGTAGCCCCGTCGTCGTCCCAATACCTGGGGCAAAGTCCCCAGAACAAGTCCAAGAGCTAGCTGGAAGCGTTGGCTGGAGACTAAGCCACGAAGACTGGCAACAAATAGATGAAGCAAGCAGGAAAATACAGATCTCATACTCGTTTTACTACTTGGAATCAAACCCCATTTAA
- a CDS encoding iron-containing alcohol dehydrogenase, which produces MDIRAELPGKIVVKPGAKDSLPEIIESLGCTNIVVVTDRNLWSMLGRELENIFGGRGIAFSTVFAESADGNSVEAAKRTIESSNACLVLGVGGGRPIDVAKYAAFLSKRFFISFPTAISHDGFASPIVALKDPQGNPLSIFTRPPTAVVVDTDIVAQAPRRLLASGVGDIIGKVTSVADARLAMRLAGEEIPEISLVMAESAARIVLSEIDELARWSTRGIELLVQAGLLAGMAMSIAGSSRPCSGSEHLFSHALDKFVPERKSLHGEQVGVGTIIMAYLHGLEWREIREALLKVGAPTSASELGVPREKLVECVLRAGELRKRFTILDAVRLNEELVLKILRETKIVD; this is translated from the coding sequence ATGGATATCCGTGCAGAGCTTCCCGGAAAAATCGTCGTTAAGCCGGGGGCAAAGGACTCGCTTCCCGAGATCATAGAGTCTCTGGGATGCACGAACATCGTCGTGGTTACTGATAGGAATCTGTGGTCAATGCTCGGAAGAGAGCTTGAGAACATTTTTGGCGGGAGAGGAATAGCTTTTTCCACTGTTTTCGCTGAGTCTGCCGACGGTAACAGTGTTGAAGCCGCTAAGAGGACAATTGAGAGTAGTAATGCCTGCCTCGTTCTTGGCGTTGGTGGCGGGAGACCAATAGACGTGGCTAAGTATGCAGCGTTTCTCAGCAAGAGGTTCTTTATCAGTTTTCCGACTGCTATTAGCCATGACGGGTTTGCAAGCCCAATTGTCGCCCTGAAGGACCCGCAGGGGAATCCCCTATCCATATTTACACGTCCCCCCACGGCTGTAGTCGTTGACACAGACATAGTTGCCCAGGCTCCTAGGCGCCTCTTGGCGAGCGGCGTGGGAGACATCATTGGAAAAGTGACAAGCGTCGCTGATGCAAGGCTAGCCATGAGGCTTGCAGGCGAGGAGATACCAGAGATCTCACTTGTGATGGCGGAGTCTGCGGCACGCATTGTGCTAAGCGAGATAGACGAGCTAGCAAGGTGGAGCACGAGGGGCATAGAGCTCCTTGTTCAGGCGGGCCTGCTTGCAGGAATGGCTATGTCCATCGCTGGGAGTAGTAGGCCGTGCAGTGGGAGTGAGCATCTCTTCAGCCATGCCCTTGACAAGTTTGTCCCAGAAAGAAAGAGTCTACACGGCGAGCAGGTCGGGGTTGGAACCATTATTATGGCGTATCTGCATGGGCTAGAATGGAGGGAGATACGGGAGGCTCTACTAAAGGTCGGCGCCCCGACAAGTGCCAGCGAGCTTGGGGTGCCCCGAGAAAAGCTAGTTGAATGTGTTTTGAGGGCTGGAGAGCTCAGGAAAAGATTTACGATTCTTGACGCTGTTCGGCTGAACGAGGAGCTTGTCTTGAAGATATTAAGAGAGACAAAGATTGTTGATTGA
- a CDS encoding AbrB/MazE/SpoVT family DNA-binding domain-containing protein: protein MAKLTPMKNKPEIVIVRKRGVIVIPKNIREALGIEEGDILRVSLEEDKIILSKESFWEKLFDSAKGIYSPDDAELELDAD, encoded by the coding sequence ATGGCTAAGCTAACACCAATGAAAAATAAGCCGGAGATAGTCATCGTTAGAAAAAGAGGGGTTATTGTAATACCTAAGAATATTAGAGAAGCATTGGGTATAGAGGAAGGCGATATTCTTAGAGTGAGCCTGGAGGAGGATAAGATTATTCTGAGCAAGGAGAGCTTCTGGGAGAAACTATTCGATAGTGCTAAAGGCATCTATAGCCCCGACGACGCTGAGCTAGAGCTGGATGCCGACTAG